A part of Prosthecobacter sp. SYSU 5D2 genomic DNA contains:
- a CDS encoding Fic family protein — MTYSQTHPWIKFDTSSVKMNDPRLCLQLGEIASKCEHLAGAPLKPTIADQLHKVFLAKGALATTAIEGNTLSEEQAIQQVEGTLNLPPSQQYLQQEIQNIIDVCNEEVAAQTSLYGEKMSLCTSLIKNYNRRVLEKLTCEDGVVPGEFRSHSVTVGNVYRGAPAQDCEYLVERMCEWLNKEFIPTEDDFRVPYALVKAVLAHVYLAWIHPFGDGNGRTARLVEFHILFTSGVPLPAAHLLSDHYNKTRSQYYRELDKASKSGGDLMPFIKYATQGFLDGLREQLKLVRSQHMIVAWENYVHEMFLPNKNSPTQKRRRDLVLELPTELIHLSELESKYPRIALMYAKEGERTLQRDLNAIQTMGLVDRYYGSVRAKREIINAFLPRQVRPKRKPRERKA, encoded by the coding sequence ATGACCTATTCGCAAACACACCCTTGGATCAAGTTTGACACTTCCAGCGTCAAGATGAATGATCCACGTCTCTGCCTTCAGTTGGGAGAAATTGCTTCAAAATGTGAGCATCTTGCAGGCGCTCCGCTTAAGCCGACAATTGCCGACCAACTCCACAAAGTCTTTCTCGCAAAGGGTGCCCTGGCAACTACCGCGATTGAAGGGAACACTTTGAGTGAGGAGCAGGCTATTCAACAGGTTGAAGGCACGCTTAATCTTCCACCTTCGCAACAATATCTACAGCAAGAAATTCAGAATATCATTGATGTCTGCAATGAGGAAGTAGCAGCGCAAACGAGCCTATACGGAGAAAAAATGTCCCTCTGCACCAGCCTGATAAAGAACTATAACAGGCGTGTTCTGGAGAAACTTACCTGTGAGGATGGTGTTGTTCCTGGCGAATTTCGGTCTCACTCCGTGACAGTAGGAAATGTCTACCGCGGGGCACCGGCTCAAGACTGCGAGTATTTGGTGGAACGAATGTGCGAATGGCTCAATAAGGAGTTTATTCCCACCGAAGATGATTTTCGGGTTCCTTACGCCCTAGTTAAAGCGGTGCTTGCCCATGTGTATCTTGCGTGGATTCACCCCTTCGGCGACGGGAACGGGCGAACAGCAAGACTCGTCGAGTTTCACATTTTATTCACAAGTGGGGTGCCCCTGCCAGCTGCCCACCTGCTGAGTGACCACTACAATAAAACGAGGAGCCAATATTACCGTGAGTTGGACAAGGCCAGCAAGAGCGGAGGAGACCTGATGCCATTCATCAAATACGCAACGCAGGGTTTTTTAGATGGCCTTCGGGAGCAGCTAAAGCTTGTCCGAAGCCAACACATGATTGTTGCATGGGAAAACTACGTCCATGAAATGTTTCTCCCGAACAAGAACTCACCCACTCAAAAGAGGCGGAGAGATCTCGTTTTGGAGCTTCCCACTGAGCTAATCCACCTTTCAGAGCTTGAAAGCAAGTATCCCCGTATTGCCTTGATGTATGCAAAGGAGGGCGAACGAACACTCCAACGAGACCTCAATGCCATTCAGACCATGGGGCTTGTTGACCGATACTATGGTTCGGTTCGTGCCAAACGAGAAATCATCAATGCATTCCTACCGCGGCAGGTCCGCCCAAAGCGAAAGCCCAGAGAAAGAAAGGCATAA
- a CDS encoding DUF4136 domain-containing protein: protein MRLILILAAAILCSCVTVNTNVTRFHTLPPKGNGETFYVEAPPHVGPLESASHAAQISAGFQQYGWRPSGTESDYKVMFDYSIGEGQTTSGVVPIIGQTGGGTTFHTGTFNSYGSGGSSFGSVSGTSYSAPTYGTVGAIPYTTTTYTRNLAMVVINKSGQNVLEAKAKSVGTIGDINGVLPIMIKSVFSEFPGVSGKTKMYSKPLR, encoded by the coding sequence ATGCGCCTAATTCTTATCCTTGCCGCCGCTATTCTTTGTTCTTGTGTTACCGTAAATACAAACGTCACCAGGTTTCATACATTGCCCCCGAAAGGAAATGGAGAGACATTTTATGTTGAGGCTCCTCCTCATGTGGGACCGCTGGAGTCTGCCTCACATGCGGCGCAAATTTCCGCAGGGTTTCAGCAATACGGTTGGAGGCCATCGGGCACCGAATCAGATTACAAAGTGATGTTCGATTATTCCATTGGGGAAGGCCAGACCACATCGGGAGTGGTGCCTATCATTGGGCAAACCGGAGGCGGAACAACATTTCACACAGGAACATTCAATTCATATGGGTCGGGGGGATCAAGTTTCGGTTCAGTTTCGGGCACTTCATATTCTGCCCCCACATACGGGACGGTTGGGGCAATCCCATACACGACAACCACCTACACCCGAAATCTGGCGATGGTTGTGATTAATAAATCGGGCCAAAACGTTCTCGAGGCCAAGGCTAAAAGCGTGGGCACAATCGGTGATATCAACGGAGTCTTGCCCATCATGATTAAATCTGTCTTTTCAGAATTTCCTGGTGTTTCTGGAAAGACTAAAATGTATTCAAAACCCCTTCGTTAA